TGCGGGATTTTTTCTTTTTTGACTGAATATGTTTTAACTCGAGCACCTTTTCTTTTGCCCGTTTGGAGCGCTTACGTTTTTGTCTTTTTATTTTTTCAATACGTTTTTGTTCCTCACTTTCCCTACCAAGTATGGCGTTTTCTATTTTATTCACAAGGATGCGGCGGGCAAGGAAACGATTTAATGATTGAGAACGTTCTCTCTGGCATTTTACCTCGATTCCTGAAGGGAGGTGTTTTAAATAAACACATGTTGAAGTCTTGTTGACATTTTGACCACCATGCCCCCGTGAACGGACAAAATGCTCTACAATATCAGATTCTTTTATATTGAGCTGTTCCATTTTATAATGGAGTGCCTTTTCTTTTCCCTGGCTAACTCCGTACTTTAGTGTAGCCATTTCTTTGCCCTTTCTCTGTTCTTTGTATTATTCCGCAATCCGCAATCCGCAATGAATTCCTCAATTGCCTTATTCACTTCGTCCGGTTCTTCAAGCATCGCCATATGGCCTGCACATTCAATGAAGCTGAGCCTGGAACCTTTTATTTCTTTATGAAGATACTCAGAGTATTTTTGTGGTGTAAGAAGGTCATCCTTTCCACATATAATGAGTGTGGGAATCTGTACCCTATTTATTGAATTCATGACATTAAAATGGTCACATGCGTAAAAATCCCTGTATATTGTTTCCTTTTTACATTTCATCATCTCTTTAAAACCATTTTCTTTCAATGTGAGTGAAGCCTTTTTTGAAAAGGCAAATTCAACTATCTTTTTGATAGTCTTTTCCTTGTTTTTTAAAACCCCTTCAAGAATTTCAGGAAAGACCTTCAGTTTTGCCCCGGTTCCGATGAGAATCATACCCTTCAAAATATCCGGATGAGAAAGGGCAAAAGACATGGTGATTGCAGCCCCCATTGAATGGCCAGCCATATAACATTTCTCTATATGTGCCCTTTGAATTGTTGTATACATAGCATCCCTCAACTCTTCAATCGTATCACATCCATTGCCATGGGATTTCCCGTGTCCGGGTAAATCTATCAGTATCACTTCCATTGATTCCTGTAAATGCTTTTTTTGAAAATACCATGACTGCGAGCTCCCGCCAGCCCCATGGATTAATATGCATTTTTCTCCTGTGCCGCTTCTTTGAGTATGTATATTCATAAACCCTCCACAATTTTATTGAAAAGGATGTATTGAAAATTATATTATGACGGTATGAA
The DNA window shown above is from Pseudomonadota bacterium and carries:
- a CDS encoding peptide chain release factor-like protein, yielding MATLKYGVSQGKEKALHYKMEQLNIKESDIVEHFVRSRGHGGQNVNKTSTCVYLKHLPSGIEVKCQRERSQSLNRFLARRILVNKIENAILGRESEEQKRIEKIKRQKRKRSKRAKEKVLELKHIQSKKKKSRTFKPDPSEY
- a CDS encoding alpha/beta hydrolase → MNIHTQRSGTGEKCILIHGAGGSSQSWYFQKKHLQESMEVILIDLPGHGKSHGNGCDTIEELRDAMYTTIQRAHIEKCYMAGHSMGAAITMSFALSHPDILKGMILIGTGAKLKVFPEILEGVLKNKEKTIKKIVEFAFSKKASLTLKENGFKEMMKCKKETIYRDFYACDHFNVMNSINRVQIPTLIICGKDDLLTPQKYSEYLHKEIKGSRLSFIECAGHMAMLEEPDEVNKAIEEFIADCGLRNNTKNRERAKKWLH